The following proteins are encoded in a genomic region of Maribacter hydrothermalis:
- a CDS encoding TlpA family protein disulfide reductase — MKVFFIYLIFLVSLGIQAQGSISGNFSPAKDFKWLIAYELTPGGEHYVIDTAVKEGSFSLQMPVNAQAGMYRLVYAVPQNEFYIDIIFDKKENVSFNFSLENGLNITNSIENKWYNEYFSKITIAQNKLMEFYENGNNSKNEYLNIINELKSIQTSYEENYANTIANRFIKANKLYLPEAYVDLETFLKYRKQHYFDNLNCNDLILQGSNFLTDKMVNYAFSALPEAITNKVDLETEVNKNIKTVSEVIKDTPISFQTKVIHQIWKIAEANTMGLVQDYTFTNHLKKLAIANGNQKIVDDIESSSRLRIGAKSPEITWVSNGKIHELSTIEKAENYLLIFWSSTCSHCLKEVPALHKELKKFNTLKVIAVGLEDDEINWKKVTETLPDFNHAIALGRWDSEYAKTFNIQSTPTYFILDSEKRFIAKPETDKEVLEFLEN; from the coding sequence ATGAAAGTATTTTTTATTTATCTCATCTTTTTAGTATCTCTCGGTATTCAAGCGCAAGGTTCCATATCTGGCAACTTCTCACCTGCAAAAGATTTTAAATGGCTTATTGCATATGAATTAACGCCCGGTGGAGAACATTATGTTATAGATACCGCTGTAAAGGAAGGTTCGTTTTCTTTACAAATGCCGGTTAATGCTCAAGCAGGTATGTATAGATTAGTATATGCCGTGCCGCAAAATGAATTTTATATAGATATTATCTTTGATAAAAAGGAAAATGTAAGCTTTAATTTTAGTTTAGAAAACGGATTAAATATCACTAATTCTATAGAAAATAAATGGTATAACGAATACTTTTCTAAAATTACCATAGCTCAAAATAAATTAATGGAATTTTATGAGAACGGTAATAATTCTAAAAATGAATATCTAAATATAATAAACGAGCTAAAATCCATACAAACCTCCTACGAAGAAAACTACGCTAACACTATTGCCAATAGATTTATAAAAGCAAATAAATTATACTTACCAGAAGCTTATGTAGATTTAGAAACATTTCTAAAATATAGAAAACAGCATTATTTTGACAATTTAAACTGTAACGATCTAATTTTACAGGGCTCTAATTTTTTAACCGATAAGATGGTAAACTATGCCTTCTCAGCATTACCAGAGGCAATAACAAATAAAGTTGATTTAGAAACAGAGGTCAATAAAAACATTAAAACCGTATCAGAGGTAATTAAGGACACTCCAATTAGTTTTCAGACAAAAGTAATTCATCAAATTTGGAAAATCGCAGAAGCTAACACAATGGGTTTAGTACAAGATTATACTTTTACAAATCATTTAAAAAAGTTGGCAATTGCGAATGGAAATCAAAAAATAGTTGACGATATTGAATCATCTTCAAGGTTAAGAATAGGTGCAAAATCCCCAGAAATTACTTGGGTAAGTAACGGAAAAATCCATGAGCTTTCTACTATAGAAAAAGCAGAAAATTATTTACTTATTTTCTGGAGTAGTACATGCTCTCACTGCCTAAAAGAAGTTCCTGCGCTTCATAAAGAATTAAAGAAATTCAATACTTTAAAAGTAATAGCTGTAGGACTAGAAGATGATGAAATTAATTGGAAAAAAGTAACTGAAACACTTCCAGATTTTAATCACGCAATAGCTTTAGGTAGATGGGATAGCGAATATGCCAAAACCTTTAATATTCAAAGTACTCCTACCTATTTTATTTTAGATTCGGAAAAACGTTTTATTGCTAAACCAGAAACTGATAAAGAAGTCTTAGAATTTCTTGAAAACTAA
- a CDS encoding tellurite resistance TerB family protein, giving the protein MKKLNNSMDFTRDEKLAVVKMVDYVILADSKVDPAEMNLLTQLMDRFNFDSFFIGQARNLNKNKAYEILGQMPIQKKKTLAQLLDEVAISDGFIHEKEIITIMEALGHM; this is encoded by the coding sequence GTGAAGAAACTGAATAATAGCATGGATTTTACAAGAGATGAGAAATTAGCAGTAGTAAAAATGGTAGATTATGTAATACTAGCCGATAGTAAAGTAGACCCTGCTGAAATGAATTTGCTTACTCAATTAATGGATCGCTTTAATTTCGATAGCTTTTTCATAGGTCAAGCAAGAAATTTAAACAAGAACAAAGCTTATGAAATACTAGGGCAAATGCCCATTCAAAAAAAGAAAACATTAGCGCAGCTTTTAGATGAAGTGGCAATTTCGGATGGTTTTATTCACGAGAAAGAAATTATTACAATTATGGAAGCTTTAGGACATATGTAA
- a CDS encoding TerB family tellurite resistance protein, giving the protein MKFEEFVKAAFVKMIYEVIQADGKVHPAELEILNELKKSLGFNDAFLERTKKLDYENALITLYNIPHEQKKALVDILDEVAISDGSVHKKEMALIIETFINIGLGEETE; this is encoded by the coding sequence ATGAAGTTTGAAGAGTTTGTAAAGGCAGCTTTCGTAAAGATGATTTACGAGGTTATACAGGCAGACGGTAAAGTTCACCCCGCAGAATTAGAAATATTAAATGAGCTTAAAAAAAGTCTAGGGTTTAATGACGCATTTCTAGAACGAACTAAAAAGTTAGATTATGAAAATGCCCTGATTACGCTTTACAATATACCACATGAACAAAAGAAAGCTTTAGTGGATATTTTAGATGAGGTAGCCATATCCGATGGGTCTGTGCATAAAAAAGAGATGGCTTTAATAATAGAAACATTTATTAACATTGGTTTAGGTGAAGAAACTGAATAA